Proteins encoded by one window of Salvia splendens isolate huo1 chromosome 14, SspV2, whole genome shotgun sequence:
- the LOC121763863 gene encoding uncharacterized protein LOC121763863 → MMLRSSAKPPLARSPIRLRSRRKPLQPAAADNVARTPPGSLTKSQIPNRSWDMEQSGLRPEYHTISCELRALAQMVHQELGTKGGPSFNDGGSLGGRRSPLFERGRMYDEYSARRNERLFKRKAKGEVEGYEKKPAYDLGVRVESAKKRVESTKFDSRRKAAVAAAAAAAATTPLAERREAQTPRYSLRSTNKENKKPPIPMSMEKCVGITERKVRRSTRKA, encoded by the exons ATGATGTTGAGGTCAAGCGCTAAACCGCCACTCGCAAGGTCTCCGATTCGCCTCCGTTCACGCCGCAAGCCTCTGCAGCCCGCCGCCGCCGACAACGTCGCTCGCACTCCGCCAG GTTCACTCACAAAATCCCAGATTCCCAACCGCAGCTGGGACATGGAACAGTCCGGGCTTCGCCCCGAATACCACACTATTTCTTGTGAGCTAAGGGCCCTAGCACAAATGGTGCACCAAGAGCTTGGAACAAAAGGGGGCCCCTCGTTCAACGATGGAGGTTCTCTCGGGGGCCGAAGGAGCCCTCTGTTTGAGAGGGGCAGGATGTATGATGAGTACTCTGCAAGAAGAAATGAGAGGCTCTTCAAGAGAAAGGCAAAGGGTGAAGTTGAGGGGTATGAGAAGAAGCCTGCCTATGACCTTGGTGTTAGAGTTGAGTCTGCAAAGAAGAGGGTGGAGTCCACCAAGTTCGACAGCCGGAGGAAGGCGGCCGTggcagctgctgctgctgctgctgccaccacgccgctggccgagaggcgggAGGCACAGACCCCGAGGTATTCGCTGAGGAGCACTAACAAGGAGAACAAGAAGCCTCCAATCCCAATGAGTATGGAGAAGTGTGTGGGGATTACTGAGAGGAAAGTTAGGAGGTCAACTAGGAAAGCTTGA
- the LOC121764605 gene encoding UDP-rhamnose/UDP-galactose transporter 6-like, with protein MPSTSKADKKAAVDAAAWMFNVVTSVGIIIVNKALMATYGFSFATTLTGLHFATTTLMTAVLRWLGYIQPSQLPLSELLKFIFFANFSIVGMNVSLMWNSVGFYQIAKLTMIPVSCLLEVVFDKIRYSRDTKLSILIVLLGVAVCTVTDVSVNAKGFAAAFIAVWSTALQQYYVHYLQRKYSLTSFNLLGHTAPAQAGSLLLLGPFLDYWLTSKRIDEFQFHFPSLVFLILSCTIAVGTNLSQFICIGRFTAVSFQVLGHMKTILVLILGFIFFGKEGLNVQVVVGMIIAVIGMVWYGNASSKPGGKERRSHSMPRNSQQKHGGSPESSDADEKV; from the exons atgCCATCAACAAGCAAAGCTGATAAGAAGGCTGCAGTTGATGCAGCTGCATGGATGTTCAATGTAGTCACTTCAGTTGGGATCATAATCGTCAACAAAGCACTAATGGCTACTTACGGCTTCAGCTTTG CAACAACTTTAACTGGTTTGCATTTTGCTACCACAACCTTGATGACGGCTGTTCTAAGATGGTTAGGTTACATTCAACCTTCTCAACTACCATTATCGGAGCTTCTTAAGTTTATCTTCTTTGCAAATTTCTCCATTGTTGGGATGAATGTCAGCTTAATGTGGAATTCAGTGGGATTCTACCag ATCGCAAAACTGACTATGATACCCGTCTCCTGCTTGTTGGAAGTCGTGTTTGACAAGATCCGATATTCAAGAGACACAAAGCTCAGCATCTTGATTGTTCTCCTGGGTGTTGCAGTCTGCACAGTTACTGATGTGAGTGTTAATGCCAAAGGATTTGCTGCTGCATTTATTGCAGTCTGGAGTACAGCACTGCAACAGTAT TATGTCCATTACCTCCAAAGGAAGTATTCCCTAACTTCCTTCAATCTACTGGGCCACACGGCACCAGCCCAGGCTGGATCACTATTGTTGTTAGGCCCGTTTCTAGACTATTGGTTGACAAGCAAGAGAATCGATGagtttcaatttcattttccaTCTCTA GTGTTCTTGATCCTGTCATGTACTATTGCAGTTGGAACGAATCTCAGCCAGTTCATCTGCATAGGCAGATTTACTGCTGTTTCATTCCAAGTCCTCGGCCACATGAAGACTATCCTTGTGCTGATCCTCGGCTTCATATTCTTCGGGAAAGAGGGTCTGAACGTACAAGTGGTGGTCGGCATGATCATTGCCGTCATTGGGATGGTCTGGTATGGCAATGCCTCATCAAAACCCGGTGGCAAAGAACGACGCAGCCACTCAATGCCCAGAAACAGTCAGCAGAAGCATGGAGGGTCGCCAGAGTCTTCTGATGCCGATGAAAAGGTGTAA